The genomic region CACTCAGTGAAATTTATTATGAGAGGGGAACTACGGGGCTTGGTGCCTACTGAGGCAGATGGACCGTGGCTTTTTCCAGTCTGGACAGGGGTTTTCCAAGAATTTACATGTTGACAGAAACACGGCTCTGTAATAGGTTGGTCGATGACACATGGAAAGGAGGTGAGATTTGATGAATAAGGGCGACCTAGTAGCGAGTCTTGCCAGGAGCGCAAAGATCTCCAAGAGCAGTGCTCAGTGCGCGGTGAATTGCCTGTTCGATGCTTCGAAGAAAGGTATCATCGCCTCTGAGCTGATTGCCGGCCACAGGGTTCAGATAACCGGTTTCGGAACCTTCGAGACAAGAAAGAGGAAACCCAGAATAGCAAGGAACCCGAGGACGGGCGAGAAGATAAAGGTGGCAGGAGGTAATTACCCGGCGTTCCGCGCAGGGAGTTCGTTGAAGCAGAAGGTCAGAAAGTAGGCAGAAGACAGTTTTCTGAAGAAGGGGATAGGAGAGGGTTTCCTCTATCCCCTTTGTTTTATTGGAAAAGGCCCCCTCGGGGAGAGCGCCGAGGATTGCCCACGCCAAAATTTCTTTGGCGTTTTTTGGCTTGGTGGGGTACAATAAGACTGTTGGATGGAATGTCCTGCTATGGATTCTCGAAGCGGGTCGATACGATTTGTTTGAAGAGATGTCCCAACTACCTTGAGAGAGGGGTGACCGAGTAAATGCAAGAGAAGATTCTCAGACTACTTTTTCCGGTGATTGCGGTCCTTGTGATTCTGCCGTTGTTTAGTGCGGCCGGGAAAGATACAGCCGGAACTCCGAAGACTTTGGCCATAATAGCAAGCGCCGAAGATCAGGCAGAACTTGTACCCTGTGGGTGACACGGGGGCCAGAGCGGCGGCTTGGCCCGGAGGGCCGGCCTCATAGACTCAGTCATGGCACAATACGGAGCCGTTCTTGCAGTGAACGGCGGTGACTTGGTTGGCAGGGTTCCCAGCGAGCGCGACAAGAGCACGTTCCTGATCCAGGCGTTGAAAGTGATGGGGTACAGTGTCGTTACATTCGGAGAAAGAGAAATTTCCCTGGGTCTTGACTACTTTCTTGATAAATGCGGCAAGGCGAAAATCAAGGTTGTCAACGCAAATACATTCTACGTCAAGTCAAAGAAAGCCGTTGTGAAGCCGTTCACAATCGAAGACGTGAATGGTGTGAAAGTCGGAGTTACCGCGGTACTTGGTCCTGACCTTGCCGGAAGGCAACTTGATGAAGCAAGTCCGTACGAGGTAAGAGACCCCAAGGCTGCCCTTGAAGCTCTTGTTCCGGCTATGCGAAAGAAGTGTGATGTTGTAGTAGTCCTTTCTCATCTCCGGACAAACCTCGAGGCCGAGAATATCGCCAGGAGCATAAAGGGAATCGATGTGGTCCTGAGTTCTCACGATGCGGGAATGGTGGTAAATCCAACAAAGGCCGGAGATGCTCTTCTCCTGAGAACCGGAAATCGCGGACAGTATCTCGGGAAACTGGTACTTACTCTCGATTCGCGGGGCAAGGTGTCTTCGTATACCGGTGGGGTTGTGAATCTCGACCAGAAAATACCCTCTAGCCCGGGCATGACAAAGCTCATAGACGATTTCAATGCCAGCCTGGTGAAGGCAAGCCGGGCCTCCCTTGTGAAAGAGAAGAAGACGGCAAAGCTTTCTCCCGACAAGTATCTTGGGAATGAAATCTGCTCAAGATGTCACGATGTGGCTGGCGAACAGTGGGCGGCGACGCGTCATGCGAAGGCTTTTGTCACGCTTGAGAACGCGGCCAAGGAGCATCTTCCCGATTGTATCAAATGCCACACGACAGGATATGGAGAACAGGGTGGGTTCACCGGTCCGGGGGGAACTCCCGACCTCAGAGGAGTCCAGTGCGAGTCCTGTCATGGGATCGGGACCAAGCATGAGATGAACGCCGCGTACGGAAAGATTAGTGAGGCGACATGCCGGAAGTGCCACAATAAGGAGTGGAGTCCCAAATTCGACTTTAAGACCTACCTGAAGAAGATTTCTCACGGCCGGAAAGGTGATCTGACAAGCTTGGGCGGTAATAGTGGCAGTGCTGCAGGGCGGTAGCCTTGGATGCTGTTTCGTCTTGAATCCGGTCCGATGATGTTTGCTGCCTGAGCACGGCAGAGAAAGCCCTGCTTCCCGGAATTCCCTCCATTTCTGAAGGAGGGAGTTTTCTTGTCTTGATTTAGACAGACAAAAACCCCACAGACGGCCCCGCATAAAGGTAAGTGCCCTGATCCCAGCAAGACCCCGGTCTCGGAAAGTACTCTAGGAAACTCCCAACCTGCCGAAATACCCGAAAGACTAAACATCGGAGGCGTATTGGCTACCACAAGATCGAAATCCCTCGGGGCATTCCTTCTTGGCAAGGGAATGCTGACCGTGGAGAAGCTTGAGCGGGCGATTGAGGAGCAGAAGCGCTCGAGAACCTCCCTCAGGGAATCGATGCTCAAGCTCGGGTTCGTGAAAGAGGAGGATATTCTTTCATTCTACGAGCATGAACTCGGGATTCCCAGGGTTGAGCTCACAACCTACCTCATAGACCCACAAATGTTGAGGCTCATACCTGCGCAGATGGCACGGAAGCACAAAATCATTCCGCTTTTCAAAGCGGGGAACACTCTTTCAATTGCCATATCCGACCCGCTCGACGTTGTCGGCATTGACGAGGCAAGGCGAGTGTCGCAGTGCAACATAGAAGTAAACATTGTCAAGGAATCCGATCTTCTGAAATTCCTTGAAGAGTACTATCCGGAGGGCGGGCTCATCGAGGAAATTGACAGAGAACCCGTTGAGGAAGTAAGCAAGGACGAGACAGTTCTGGATGAAATGAGAGCTGTGAGACTGCTTGATGCACTGCTTATCCAGGCGACTCACGAAATGGCCTCGGACGTGCACGTCGAGCCGGAAGAGAGGTTCTTGAGGGTCAGGTTCAGAGTGGACGGGTTTCTCAAGGAGGTCGCAAGACAGCCGAAAGAGGTCCATCCGCCGCTTGTGTCGAGAATAAAGATACTCTCTGACCTTGACATATCAGAACGAAGAACTCCGCAGGACGGGCACTTCAAGGCCCATATCGAGGGTAAGGAAATTGATTTCAGAGTCTCGACCTTTCCGACCGTTCACGGAGAAAACGTTGTTCTGAGAATACTCGACAGAGCGACTATTCTGTTGAAGCTGGAGGACCTTGGGCTTTCTGCGTCGGATGAAGTCAGACTCAGGTCAATGATAAGCAGGCCGGATGGGATTCTTCTTGTCACCGGCCCGACGGGTTCCGGAAAAACGACGACGCTTTATGCCTGTCTAAATGCTCTGAACACGATTGACAGAAATATCCAGACACTTGAGGATCCCGTCGAGTACAAACTTCCACTGATGCGACAGACACAGGTGGATTCTGATTTCGGTGTCGGGTTTGCGGACGGTCTGAGATCAATCCTGAGGCAGGATCCCGACATAATAATGGTGGGAGAAATAAGGGACAGAGAAACGGAAGAAATCGCGATCAGATCCGCGATGACCGGCCACTTCGTTCTTTCTACCCTGCACACAAACGACGCCCCCGGCGCAATCTCCAGGCTTCTCGATATGGGCGCCGAACCGTTCCTTCTTGC from Candidatus Eisenbacteria bacterium harbors:
- a CDS encoding ATPase, T2SS/T4P/T4SS family — its product is MATTRSKSLGAFLLGKGMLTVEKLERAIEEQKRSRTSLRESMLKLGFVKEEDILSFYEHELGIPRVELTTYLIDPQMLRLIPAQMARKHKIIPLFKAGNTLSIAISDPLDVVGIDEARRVSQCNIEVNIVKESDLLKFLEEYYPEGGLIEEIDREPVEEVSKDETVLDEMRAVRLLDALLIQATHEMASDVHVEPEERFLRVRFRVDGFLKEVARQPKEVHPPLVSRIKILSDLDISERRTPQDGHFKAHIEGKEIDFRVSTFPTVHGENVVLRILDRATILLKLEDLGLSASDEVRLRSMISRPDGILLVTGPTGSGKTTTLYACLNALNTIDRNIQTLEDPVEYKLPLMRQTQVDSDFGVGFADGLRSILRQDPDIIMVGEIRDRETEEIAIRSAMTGHFVLSTLHTNDAPGAISRLLDMGAEPFLLASTLVGSIAQRLVRKICERCKEPYVPEDRILQRIGFPTGTEFYRGKGCVACAGTGLKGRIGIFEVLMVSEEIKASIRRGESIDNITSVAVSLGMTSLRADGINKALAGTTTIEEVLRLTKGRYTAREDSVDRAISALES
- a CDS encoding HU family DNA-binding protein, whose protein sequence is MNKGDLVASLARSAKISKSSAQCAVNCLFDASKKGIIASELIAGHRVQITGFGTFETRKRKPRIARNPRTGEKIKVAGGNYPAFRAGSSLKQKVRK
- a CDS encoding multiheme c-type cytochrome yields the protein MAQYGAVLAVNGGDLVGRVPSERDKSTFLIQALKVMGYSVVTFGEREISLGLDYFLDKCGKAKIKVVNANTFYVKSKKAVVKPFTIEDVNGVKVGVTAVLGPDLAGRQLDEASPYEVRDPKAALEALVPAMRKKCDVVVVLSHLRTNLEAENIARSIKGIDVVLSSHDAGMVVNPTKAGDALLLRTGNRGQYLGKLVLTLDSRGKVSSYTGGVVNLDQKIPSSPGMTKLIDDFNASLVKASRASLVKEKKTAKLSPDKYLGNEICSRCHDVAGEQWAATRHAKAFVTLENAAKEHLPDCIKCHTTGYGEQGGFTGPGGTPDLRGVQCESCHGIGTKHEMNAAYGKISEATCRKCHNKEWSPKFDFKTYLKKISHGRKGDLTSLGGNSGSAAGR